The following proteins are co-located in the Castanea sativa cultivar Marrone di Chiusa Pesio chromosome 8, ASM4071231v1 genome:
- the LOC142605519 gene encoding uncharacterized protein C24B11.05-like, with translation MDNEDQYLHASKPKFDCLLFDVDDTLYPLSSGLSAQVTKNIQEYMLLKLGIEEKKVPELCFSLYKNYGTTMAGLRAVGYNFDYDDFHGFVHGRLPYNLLKPDPVLRGLLLSLPIRKVVFTNSDEAHAARVLSRLGLEDCFERIVCFETLNPTNKENVPVEEDDTELGVPRSSTISGTNEYMSEPNDSSVLPRTPVICKPFEESFEEVFKIANINPQRTVFFDDSIRNLQTAKHLGLHTVMVGSSHRIEGVDHALESIHNIREALPELWEAEEKSENIVYSGKVAIETSVKA, from the exons ATGGATAATGAGGATCAGTACCTACATGCTTCTAAGCCAAAATTCGATTGTCTTCTATTCG ATGTGGATGACACCCTTTACCCGCTTAGTTCTGGTTTGTCGGCACAAGTCACCAAGAATATTCAAG AATATATGCTTCTAAAACTTGGCATAGAGGAGAAAAAGGTTCCTGAATTATGTTTTTCGTTGTACAAGAATTATGGTACAACGATGGCTGGTCTCAGG gcTGTTGGATATAACTTTGATTATGATGACTTCCATGG TTTTGTTCATGGAAGATTGCCCTACAATTTGCTAAAACCTGACCCTGTACTGAGGGGTCTTTTGCTTAGCCTGCCTATTCGGAAAGTT GTCTTTACAAATTCAGATGAGGCCCATGCTGCTAGAGTGCTTAGCAGGCTTGGATTGGAGGACTGCTTTGAAAGGATTGTATGCTTTGAAACTCTGAATCCAACCAACAAAGAGAATGTTCCTGTGGAAGAGGATGACACAGAATTGGGGGTCCCCAGATCAAGTACCATTTCAGGGACAAATGAGTATATGAGTGAACCTAATGATAGTTCGGTACTTCCCAGGACCCCAGTTATTTGCAAACCATTTGAAGAGTCATTTGAAGAAGTTTTCAAGATAGCCAATATCAACCCTCAAAGAACA GTGTTCTTTGATGATAGTATTCGTAATTTACAGACTGCGAAGCATTTGGGCCTTCACACTGTGATG GTGGGCAGTTCTCACCGCATTGAAGGTGTGGATCATGCACTGGAGAGCATACATAATATCAGGGAAGCACTGCCGGAGCTCTGGGAAGCTGAAGAGAAGTCTGAAAACATTGTGTATTCAGGAAAGGTTGCAATTGAGACATCTGTGAAGGCTTAG